A region of the Dermacentor albipictus isolate Rhodes 1998 colony chromosome 4, USDA_Dalb.pri_finalv2, whole genome shotgun sequence genome:
GGTTTTGTTTGGTAGCACATGGAGAAACTTGGCTAAAGTAGTTTGCTAGTGAAGAATCAGAATGACAGGTACCGACAAGCGTAAGTTGCATTGTTATATGGATTATCAACTTTAATATAATTGTGTAATTCGCTACGTCTCTCTTAGTCTCCGAGTTCCTTTGAGTCTCTGAGACCTTCAGTGAACCTGCTACCCACAAAGGTAAACACTCCCCCGGCAGTAATGTGCCAGTGCAAGACATTGCAGCTATGCCAAGTTCGGCTGCGCAGTTGCAGATTTGTAAAAAAACTAGTATTATTGAAGCCTTATGAAGTGGCACATAAATCGATTCCATGTAGAAGACGACACAACACAGCAAAAGCATATCTCTACCTTGGCGTACAGAAGAGCCTTTTTCCTCAGCAAGGTCTACTGCTAAAGACATACCAACACAGTTCCATTTTTTCAGGTATGCAGCTGCAGCGAAGCAGAAGGAAGTGTTTATGATGACGCAGTTGTACTCGGCATTTTGCCGAAATGGACTCCAGGACCCGTATTCACTTTGTCGCTGGCTGTAGCTCCAGTACACTTTACACATGATAGCGATCGGGATGATAATGATAACTATCGGCGCGGCGATGGTCATTCGCGACGTCAATCACTCAATATAATCGAGGAGAGTGTGTTGGGAAGCTAGTGGGTAAGACattttttgtgaacttaaacttcGTTAGGGGCGAGACACCGAGACAGATGAAGACAAGGCGAACGCAggctaacaactggtttattgaaatcacataatgctgcctcttcgaacTATGTACAATGAACTGGCAGCTGCTTTCCGCTGCCATCTTTTAATGAATTAGAGTGCTGCATTAAACGATTATTATTACTTCTTCCGGTTTGCCCCACGTAGAACATTCCACAGGTCCGCAGAAACTCGTACACCGCTTCTGCTCTACATGGTACATACGTGCGTCTGTGTTTTATGCCACAACCATCACTATTAGGTTTGCCTACGTTATAAAGGGCGCATAAACGCGACAACTTGCAGGGCGCTGAAAAAATCACATCAACACTGAATTTTCCGGCCACCCTCTTCATCTCATATGCCCATAAGGTTTCGCATGGAATGAAGAGGGTGACCGGAAAAATCGCTGTTGATGTGTTTTTAACACTCTGCAAGTTGTCACGTTCATGCACCCTTTCTAACCTAGATAAACCCAAGAGTGATGGTTGTGGCATAGAACACAGACGCACGTATGTACCATGTAGAACAGAGATGGTGTATGAGTTTCTGCTGACCTGTGGAATGCTCTATGTGGGGCAAACTGGAAGATGTATTGACAATCGTTTAATGGAGCACTCGAACTCATtaaaagatggcagaggaaagCATGTGCCAGTTCATTCTAGGTCatgtacaaagaagcgcaagccGATGTCTGACAAAGCGAAGGTCTTAGGGCGGGCAAAGGGCTAAAGGGCACGTGAAATCTTTGAATGAATCTTTCTTGTTAGCATGACATGACTCAGATAGGTGTGTCAGCGAACCGTCAGTGTATCTTGTCAAGAAAGAGCTTGGTTTTTTGGTGTAGATAGGGGTTTGCCGAGGGAGTGTTGAATGATCAAGCGCTTATGATCCGGCTTGGACGTGTGCATAgttcgaagaggcagcattgtgcgatttcaataaaccagttgttagcctgcgttcgtcctgtcttcatctacctcggtgtctcgtacctagcgcagtttaagttcacaaagAACACGCAATGTAAGCTCTGTTAATATGGCCACAGGGCCCGGTAGCGTGCCACAAGCGCTGATCTTACCTTGAACCACTCGCGCAACTTATTGGGCACGAGCAACTGTTCGAGGCGGGCCAGCGGCCCTCCTTCGTCGACGATGCGGCAGCGGTGAAACACGTCGCAGTATCCGCGGTTTTGGTTGCACGCAGCTCCGCGCTGGCGTCTTAGGCCGCAGAGAGACGCCAGGGCGGGCTCCTTGCAGGTGTCCACGCAATGCCCGTCAGTGCCTGCGTCACCGCAGACGATTATCATCCGGCACGGCGAATACGTAAGTGTCCACAATGTCGCTGCGAGAAGGTTCAACCTCACAtggttgagtgagtgagtgagtgagtgagtgagtgagtgagtgagtgagtgagtgagtgagtgagtgagtgagtgagtgagtgagtgagtgagtgagtgagtgagtgagtgagtgagtgagtgagtgagtgagtgagtgagtgagtgagtgagtgagtgagtgagtgagtgagtgagtgagtgagtgagtgagtgagtgagtgagtgagtgagtgagtgagtgagttctAAGATCTTACGGCAGTATATTAGCTCAAGTATTGAAATCCGTATTGAGCAACTTTTGACTACTTCAACTTTCCCTCACATGTGAAAATCTGCTCGCACTTTTCCTGCATTTAGGTCTGGCTGTAAAACCGATATCTCGAATTATCGCCCGATTATTCTTCTCTGTGCCTGGTCTAAGAGTTCGGAGCTTGCTCTTCACAACATATTGTCTTTTACTGTGAAGAactcactcagtccgaatcagcATGGATTTCTCACCGGCCGCTCCACTATCACAAATCTCGCCAGTTTCAGGACATCAAAGGGGCAAGTTGGCACCATTTACTGTGACCTGAGCAAAGCCTTTGATGTGTTTTGCCACTCGCTGCTTCTGCTCAAGCTTGCGTACTGTTATCTCTTGCACAGTTATCTTCTTGATATATCATGTTATGTTAACGTCAATAGCAAAACGTCTTCTTTTGACATGGCAACTagcggcgtccctcaaggatcagtGTTAGGACCACTCCTTGCTTTAATTTTTTATAATGACGTTCCTTCCGTTATTCCGCACCCTTTCCTTCTATATGCCCATGACATCAAAATTTTAGAGGAAATTCACAATGTTTATGATTGTCGCACCCTGCAGTCGGAACTGCTTTCCTTCACTAAATGGTGCAAAGATAATAACCGCTCCTTGAATGCAGCAAAGAACAAAGTCATGACTTTCTCACGCGAAACggcaagcatttctttttcttattctgtaaTTCTGTACCGTTTTGTAAGGTCTGTGAGAAAAATGATCTTGGTGTACTTTTTCGTTTAATCTTACACTTTTCTGCACAAAGTAAACTCGTTACTATGCGGGGTATGCGCTCTCTTGGCTCTGTACGCAGACTATCGAGGGAATTCGAGTCTCCTGTACCATTCCGCAAGTTGTACACAACTATCTGTCTTCCTCAACTTGAATATTCGTCGGTCTTCCGGAACGGCTTTTTCATATCCAACAATGACGTTTTAGATGTTTTAGAGTAATAAGCACATTTCACCACTGCTTTCAAACACTGACACTGGACCTTCTTCTAACACTGTTGGACTATTTTCATCGTCCTTACTTGGCTTCCGACGTAATCGCGCTGACCTCCAGTTTCTCTTCAAACTCCTTCCCAGTATCCTcctcatcaccatcagcctggctacgcccgctgcagggcgaatgcctctcccatacttctccaactaccccggtcatgtgctaattgtggccatgttgtccctgcaaacttcttaatctcatccgtccacctaactttctgccaccccctgctacgcttcccttctcttggaatccaatccgtgaCCATCACTTATCTTCCCTTCTCTTTACGTGCCTTGTCCATGCCCTTtcctttttcttggtttcaactaagatgtcattaactcgcatttgttccctcacccaatctgctcttttcttatcccccttaacattacatccatcattcttctttccatagctcgttgcgtcatcctcaatttaagtagaacccttttcgtaagcctccaggtttctggcccgtaagtgagtgctggtaagacacagctgttatacacttttctcttgagggataatggcaacctgctgttcataatctgggaatgcctgccaaacgcaccccagaccattcttattcttctgattatttcagtctcatgatccggatccgcggtcactacctgccctaagtagatgtattcccataccacttccaatgcctcgctacctatcgtaaactctgttcttccgagtctgttaaatattactttagttttctgcagattaatttttagacccacccttctgctttgcctctacaggtcagtgagcatgcattgcaattggtcccctgagttgctaagcaaggcaataccatcagtgaatcgcaagttactaaggtattctccattaacttttatccccaattcttcccaatccaagtctctgaatacctcctgcaaacacgctgtaaatagcattggagagatcgtatctccctgcctgactcctttctttattgggattttgttgctttctttatggacgactacggcggctgtggagccgctatatatgtttttcagtatatttacatatggctcgtctacaccctgattccataatgccaccatgactgctgaggtttcgactggatcaaacgctttctcgtaatcaatgaaagctatatataagggttgctcaTATCCCACATATTTCACTAGCAcatgatttatagtgtgaatatggtctattgttgagcaacctttacggaatcctgctggTACTTTGGTTGGCacaagtctaaggtgtccctgattctatttgcggttaccttagtaaatactttgtaggcaatggacagtaagttgatcagtctataatttttcaagtctttggcgttccctttcttatggattaggattctcttaccgttcttccaagattccggtacgctcgagatcatgaggcattgcgtatatagggtggccagtttttctagaacaatctgcccagcatccttcaacaaatctgctgttacctgatcctccccagctgccttccccttcgcatagctcccaaggctttctttacttcttccggcgttatttgtgggatttcaaattcctcacgactattctctcttccattatcgttgtgtgtgccactggtaccgtataaatctctacagaactcctaagccacttgaactgtttcatccatattagtaattatattgccggctttgtctcttaacgcatacatctgattcttgcctactcctaatttcttcttcactgcttttaggcttcctccgttcctgagatcATGTTAAATTCTATACATATTAtccttccttatgtcagctgtcttacgcttgttgattaacttgaaaagttctgctagttctattctagctgtggaGTTACAGGCTATCATACATTGACGttccttgatcagatctttcgtctgctgcgatagcGTACTAGTATCCTGTCAACGGAGtaaccaccgacttctattgcacactccttaatggtgcccataagactgtcgttcattgcttcaacactaaggtcctcttcctgagttaagacccgatacctgttctgtagcttgatccggaatttctctatattccctcttaccgctaactcactgatcggcttcttatgtaccagtttcttccgttccctcctcaattctaggctaattcgagttcctaccatcctatggtcactgcagggcaccttgccgagcacgtccacatcctgtatgatgccggggttagcgcagagtataaagtcaaTTTCATtgctagtctcgccattcgggctcctccacgtccactttcggctatcccgcttgcggaagaaggtattcattccCCGCAAATTATCCCGTTCTGccaactctactaataacttgccccgtgctattcctagaacatatgccatattcccccactgacttgtctccagacTACTTCTTACTTACCCTGGTATttaagtcgcccatcagtacagtgtatgcTGTTTTGACCttatccatcgccgattccacgtcttcatagaagctttcgacttcctggtcatcatgactggatgtaggggcgtacacctgtacgaccttcaatttgtacctcttgttaaggttcacaacaagacctgccaccctctcgataatgctatagaattcttgtgtttaccagctatatccttattaatcaggaatccgactccttgtTCTCGTCATTCCGCTaagcccggtagcacaggacgtacccgctttttagcactgtatatgcgtcGTTTGTCCTACTAACATCACGGAGgcctattatgtcccatttaattcccgctaattcctccaatagcactgctacgctcacctcactagataacgttctagcgttaaacgttgccaggttcagattccaatgacagcctgtccggatccagagattcttagcagcCTCTGCTGCGTCATAGGTCTGACtgccgctgtggtcagttgcttcgcagctgctggggactgagggccggggtttgattgttgtattcatatacgaggttgtggccaagtactgcaccagggtggtgaagcctgctctggtgagggagtgcgttatcggttctggtcaccgggatcaggccgcactccaggcctgtttatgcaattttatcaacacgcagacttttttttcctattgtttttaatccggtggaaaattgcgcggcaccgggattcgaaccactgtcctcttgcacgcgaggcggatgcccTACCTCTACGCATCGCTGTCGCTAACATTTAGTTGTATCAGGCTTCGTATTCCGCACAAGATCACCAGAAAACATGGACCGTTCCATGTCCCCGCACGTCATCAACAACAAACAATTGTCCACAAATTATAGTGTCTTTATAACGCTAATTTTCACGATCTTGATAGTTTGTATTGCTCATTGTCGTCGTTCCTTTCCGAGCTTCGCCTTCTTCTCTCATAGTTTCATGCATTGTTAAACTGCCCTTCTCCTCTTTTTCCTTTTGTATTTACACTGCGCTTTGTTGTATTTACTCTCTTCTTTTCACAATTGTTTTTTGggtcattgcatttttttaatTATGTTCCCCTGCAATGTTCTTGTTTTAGTTTTTGGATTTTAATGTATGCATGTGCCTTCCCTCAGACCCTATGGTTATTCCTGGGCACGTTAAATAagcgtgattgattgattgactgactgattgattgattgattgattgattgattgattgattgattgattgattgattgattgattgattgattgattgattgattgattttccaAACAGTTGTCTCGCGCCATTTTTCGAACTCCGGTTTCAGGCGTGCCTACACTGCACCTCCATCACTCAGAAAACTTCGTTTTATTGTGCTCCGTTGCACTACAAGATATGGCAAAGCTAGAAGGTGTGTTTATATTCCCCAAATTTTCAATGAACTCCCAAACGATATACTCACTGCGACCTCAAAGCGCACACTGCGGAATACGTTAAATCGTCTTTGAGTCGTgtattcctgctttttttttcctttttgacgACTGTTACCTCATTTCTCTGTGAATATTATTAGATAGTTTTCTGCTTTTATTCTTATTTCGTTCACTAGGTAGTGACGTGGGATTTCAATCTTGTTAAATGTATCACGATTTCTTCCGTTCCCGATGTTGTGGGGTCCTCTCGCGCAAGCCTCACTCTGGCTTTGACAGACCCGATATCCCAATGTACAAACTCAAGATCCCaacaaaattattattattattattattattattattattattattattattattattattattattattattattattattattattattattattattattattattattattattattattgctactATAGTAGCTCTGACGTTTGACAGCATTTGCGAACATTTAAGGCACACTGTCCAAGATGTGCGTAGCATTATATGGTGGTCGGCGTGGTGCGGAATATGTTATGCGTGGTAATGGTGTGTGTGAGGATTGTGCTAGTGTAGTATGCGTTATTCTTTGTATATGCAGGAGAAGTACAGGCTCAGAGGTGCGCATATTTACATTGCCGAAGATATACATTCCGCCTGACGCTGACCGCCATATAACGCTACAAATATCTTCGACAGTTCCTGTTCAAGGAGGTACCGCTTGATTTGTTTGCGCGATACCCGGCATCTCATCATCAACGCGTTGATACCGCCATATGCAACGGAGGGGGAACAGCTGCGTAATTAATGCACGAGTAGAGTATTCCCTCGTTTTGGGTCCCCTTTAGTCACCTTCCATGCTCACTACTCTTGTGTTTATCAGGGCATCGACAAAGTAGTGCCAGTAAGTTCACCTCTATTCTGCGCAATAAACTAAAAGTAAATACACAGAACCTCTCTACATATAAGGTCCGCTCATAGGCATCTGTATTATAGGTGTTTGCTTTTCTTGGCCGATCGTCCAGAACGGGTATGTGGAACTGTGACACAAGAGGTACATAATTCTTACATGTAGGTACAGATATGTGTCGCACTTCTCTCTGTGCATGTGCACCTGGCACTACCATTCTTCCCACAACAAGCAACCAACACCGTCTTCGTGTTCCTGACGTTGCTGCGGATAGACATGCGACACTGTGCGCCCGCCTGATTGATTGGGTGCTGGCATTTTGGCATGTCTTGTGAAAACTGTTGTGCAATTGCAAGAAATTGCGTGCGATTAAGGTGTGAACTTCGTGGAGCACACACAAGCAATACATACGGTCGCACGTTGCATAGGATAAAAGCAAACAATTGTATGCACCGCCTCTGATTGTATAGCACTTAATTAACCGCTTCAAAAAAGCTTCGTTTCACAAAGATCCCAACATGTCCGTCCGATATGCCTAATTTTCTTATCTATAGCTTTCAAGGGCAATACCATCTACGCGTACCTGTCAGTCAATGGATTTGCGTTCTGGTTATTATGACATTTACACATTTTGTGGGACAATGCTCTAACAAGGCATGTATTCCATGCTTGTTAATCGCAGCACCAGCGTGGCTACATAAATACGGCTTTCCCGTTTTGTTTCattacacggccacacaaaagcaacaactatGTTAGCTAGTACAACGCGTCACATATGATGCGCATGTTCTGACGTTTACGATACAAGTTTGTAAGCTTAATGTTCTATAAATCCATCAATAGGCTTTTTACACTCGTAGCAAAAATGATACAGGAGAACTGAGTGATTTCGGTTTGACTCGAAAATGATTGCGCTTACAGAGGCAGCCCAATGCGCTTTGAACCCTCCTATTCAAACAATTTATACAAAGCCAAATTTCGGAACACGTCAGAGCACTCCGACATCGCGCTACTGAGGCCAGTCGCAAGGAAGGCCCGCTCACCGCCGTGCTTGCAGTCCACGAGGCACATGTCCGCGGGGCTGTGCGGCGATCCAGTGCTGCTGCGTTGGCAGTCCTCGAAGCCGTACTTCTGGCAGATGGAGCCCTCGCAGCGGCCTGCCTGGCACACCTGTGTGCCATTATTGCACTCGATCAGGTTGGCCTTGTGCCGGGGCTCGGGGCACTGCGCTGCCACGCCGGTGATCGCCGTGCGTCAAGGGCTTTTACGCGCGCTGACAGAAGCTGACGAGTCATGTGTGTTATAATAATCCTGCTCTCGGGGGAATATTCAGCCCAGCGGCCGCTAGAAAGAGCTGTAGCCTGGCATGTGCGTATCAACATAACCGGCTTaaggtacggacacactagcgTCAAAACGCGCGCGGCACTCCGCCGGCGGCGCGCCGCGTGCCGCGAAACCTGCCGCGGAACCGGTTTGGTCTGCCGCGCAGAGGATGGGTCGAGAAGCCATTTTCGGCGGCTTGCCGCGTGCCGCGAACCAATGAGAGACGTCCGGGCTTTCTCCTAAGCGCCACCTCTTGGCTACTGCCGAAGTTAACTTCCAGCGGCGGAACCACGATCGACGACCGAGCGCTCCGAGGCAGCCGCGACAAACAGCGCTAGTGCTCCGTCTGCGTGCCTtttgcgcgcgccgccgtcgcaacagcagagaacacacaatgaccaAAACGCTCATCGTCGTCAGAACATCGTCGTCTGCATCTGCCATTGCAGGAATCAACGCGATCAGCGCGCTGTCtgctaaaggccgatccacacgacggaccaagtccgcgggccgctcggtcacgtgatgcgacgtcatggcccggcgcggtccggtccggcgcatagcacatccacacggcggaccgccatagcagacgacaGAGCAGATCAACCAGCTACACTcacggccagagtgttatcattgttatcattccggctcgagtcccacaaagccgggaactactcaacgaggtatacaaaatggaaaaacctcctcgtcactccatgaggacacggtgtttaaaaaatatatctgctgcacgcacgtgtacgcggaacggcggacatgaaacgactggcttgactggcttttgctgagccgaaaactggattggatttggctgaagacactctgttgccggacaacattcgttggctaagccaaaatcgctgcggtttgcatgcggtccgccgccaaaacggaagcgggaaaagcctcggcgatttgttggaccgcgagggccgcggtcttgcgcgggccaacggcagtacgcacgaactggtgacgtcctatcacgtgatgcgcggaccgcggtccaaaagagccatttggtccgtcgtgtggatcggccttaaccgAGCAAGGAAAAAGCGCGCGACAACCGCGATATCGCGcctatgctcgcgcagttcgagacaaggcgagatcagtgctgtcacgtgactccgcggcggccgccgcgcgcACAAACGATGTGGCCTCTCTGCCGCGCGGCGTTCTTGCCACCGGCGGCGTGCCGCGCGCGTCTTGCCGCCAGTGTGTCCGTACCATTACCTCATGCATAGGGTCCAGCGTTTTCGGTTTAAACAGTAAGAAAAAAGCCAGGAAGGGTACACATTTTTGTTCAGGAATGGCGGCTTCAACCGAAAAGGGccagtgaaagcaaatttaccGGAAGGCGATCAGCGCTCAGCTGCGACTACAGAACTCGGGTGCAAGTCGTCTGGCAACCTCAAGCTAACGCGACAGTCCATGCCACCCAAGCAATATTCCCTTTCTGATGCAAAAGAATCAAATGGCCCATTCGGTGAAAAAGCCGGCGGAG
Encoded here:
- the LOC139059733 gene encoding disintegrin and metalloproteinase domain-containing protein 10-like translates to MCLVDCKHGGTDGHCVDTCKEPALASLCGLRRQRGAACNQNRGYCDVFHRCRIVDEGGPLARLEQLLVPNKLREWFKRYTWLVALLGVLFLSGVLLFIRCCAVLTPTNNPGLPKAKTLRESVRRPMDIFTAAPT